The sequence gacggacatcattgtgttggtcgttcgtccttggtacgtaatccttgctgtgtaggaattcgaactatagacacacgtctggtcccACAaccccctactgaataaatacacgatatttatgtgttacgaacacacgcacatacggctggagatattaggcgggcagcagctttccgtcgcaagatggcgaggggcggagcggcggctaacggtcgttggagtaggggaggttcggtagggcggttgaacgatcGGGTAActgacggactggtacggcggtacggaagcagcggcgggaaagaagcagcagcttaacggcggtaggatggcaagcggccagtggctggtgtagcagcggcgtgacggatgcagtagcttaacggcggtaggacggcgaacgaccaacggtcgtcgtagcagcggcgggacggatgcagcggcttaacggcggtaggatggcagacggccaacggtcgtcgtagcagcggcgtgacggatgcagcggcctaacggcagtaggatggcgaacggccaacggtcgtcgtagaagcggcgtgacggatgtagcggcttaacggcggtaggatggcaaacggccagcggtcgtcgtagcagcggcgtgacggatgcagcagcttaacggcggtaggatggcagacggccaacggtcgtcgtagcagcggcgtgacggatgtaGCGGCTTAACgacggtaggatggcgaacggccagcggtcgtcgtagcagcagcgtgacggatgcagcatcttaacggcggtagggtggcgaacggccaacggtcgtcgaaGCAGTGGCGGCTGAATGGCGataggacggcgaacggccagtggttggtgtggcaccagcaaggcggaatgggcacggcggtagtatggcggacgggcaacggtcggcgtagcaccggcgggatggaagcagcggcttaacggcggtaggatggcgaacggccaacggtcgtcgtagcagcggcggcaccagcaaggcggaaTGGCACGGCGGTAgaatggcggacggccaacggtcggcgtagcaccggcgggatggaagcagcggcggtaccagaggggcgacgatgcgacggcagcggcggtgggctacggagcgcgtaccagggtcgTGGTGAGCGGGGAAGTAtgctggcgatggggtttacctggacagtggCGGCTCGtcccgggcggggtcggttgacggtatcggcgggatcggattggacggcagtcttcggcagaatcgatagtaggccGGTCGGTCTCCTgaggaagagactgcgaggactcgttagtgctgatttcaccgctggacaccccgcctccctacttgcacactagtagaaggtgcgtaagggggcggagttgtaccagccggggcaccgtgggtcgacccgtaggcggaggggaagtgcaccttaacagcacagcggtagcccctgtgcgcacgaatcggctcacggctgaaaccagagctatggagaggggtcgtgcggtcgttcgggcagcgggtcattccttaccGGACCAgtgcgacggagggaaaagtagcccgaagacaccactctcgtcgtcctggtgcaaCAAGGgctgactcgcgccacggccgcaccctcttctccctatcTAGCTAGTGGGAGTGctcccaccgctccggccagcctattaaaccagagctgagggggaggggtgctttgggtcattgaggtggcgggccgctcaagcaccaaggtgggcgacggagggaaaagtagtccgaagacaccactcgcgtcgtccagccctggtggagggtgacccgcgccatgacagcggcgcttccactcagctagctagccgaagtggttattttgtctttaaaaggacaaccactcccgctggatcacctgcgaggactgaattgcaaaaatgcaaattcgatgtttatatgggtggtgccgcaaactggttgagaattcaacacacaattattgtgattttcattggtttgctatcagtggtttttgactatgctataaaagaataagtacaagtggttgttggctatgctatagaaaaataagtacagggagcttcaggtttaagtgaataaggaaatacatggggttacgttattgtaacgctacgttacaacatatgaacatttttttagtatgccatgaaaaaaatcttaaaaatcaaagtcaaaaaaatgaaatttcgcaggctcgaatattattttttttgggtatgcgtagtggaactttttttcctgagcccaaatcctatcgaaaaatcgatggcgcgatatcggttaactctCGTGCATACAAATcaagccaccctaatgtacatatttacaaaataagaaaaatcctTTTAATTATGTATATTCTCTACATTTCAGGCTCAAATTAGGCACTGTGCGGAAATTTTTAAATTGGGAGGCAAAGAAATATATCTTCATAGTTTGGGAAGCTCAATTAATCGGAGTTTGAATTTAGCCTTGTATTTGATTAAAAACTTGGGCTACAATTTATCGTATTCTATTCATACTTCCACTATCCAGATGATTGGTAAGTGCATATACAGTACGTACTTCGTATTATACAAATTGTCTTTTTCTTTTGTAATTTTCAGATGAATCGCACCCTTTACACGAACTAGGAGATATCGTCTCAAAAAAACGCAGCAACTCAGCGGTTCATATTAAGTTATCAAGACATATAATTTAAGTAAAAGTGAAATTACTTCACTATGTTCAAGTTGTCAGAGCTTGTTCGTTGGCTTGGTCTCACCGAAttcgaaattttaataaatttgtgtGGAATGCTTGCGTTTACAGTTATACTTGCATTCAAAATATCTGGGACCTACACGAATTCCAAACTAGATTGGTTCACAACTTTTAGTCCCTTGTTTTGTATAGACATTTTGAACGCATATTTCTGCGTAATAGTTGGCATTCGAATGTACTTGGACTCAGATAATAAGCGTAAAGCTCTTCATAGAATAATGTGGAGTTCATATTTTTTAGTATTAATtgctatatttaaatatttattatgcTTAAAGCTAACTGGCCAAACTGGACTTGAATATAGCGAAGTTTTTTCACCACTTTTTGTGTTACTGCAGTTGGTGGCAATAAGGGCTTGCCAAATACCTAACTCATAACAAAATAAAGACCTCTTCAAATATGATTAAAATTTATGGATACACAGACTATCAggaaattcgtatcatataagagcattaaTTCACTTCAGTGCCTATCGGTGACTGCAGGTGAATATTTTACGTTTTTTGTAGTACatatatagcgacgcaaagtgtcacgcttcccaaggcagccggttatatgtaccggagcgactcgggatttttctcgacctagggctgtcatttcagtgtaaccccatttaatttgttgcgtccctaccacaaattgtcatcatcccagcagctccttgcagcgggactgcaaggtatcgaacccaatccgggtccgtctcctgaccccggtcctgagaaatggttttgcttcgtttgccggaaaagaatctttttaggacggtcatactcttggcACTGTGTCACGtggaagggatggttgcatcggacagcagccacaacaagtacctgctgccctacggcgccaccagcccatacggccgctcccactcataactgcaatctccgtagtagagacggtagcaatgccgagcatcagccccgctcccgtcttcttccccctattttccggcagcaatcttgttggtcagggaaacatacccttagtccctaccaccttttgtaccgtttgccagcacagaatatatatgtttgcgtcatccgcccaatgcagctcttgCATTTCACGGTGCCACTTTTTAGTCGATGAATATGCGAGGcgatggacgtcccaaatgtcgaccattttgaacatccacgtcgatggcactacgctaccgactgtcctacaccccaaaatcttgggtgtgacatttgatcaggatctacattttggtgagcacgcagccgcaattgttccaaaaatccagagccgtaataaaatcctaaatcccttgctggcagtacttggggaaaaagacaaagaaacgctcattaccacatacaaagcaattggccagccgtttgcgtgttacgcgtcccctatatggtcgccaagcctaaaaactacccactggaagaagctacaggcctgccaaaatactgcgctcagaaccgccacgagctgtcttcttatatccTCAGAACACCGTCTACagaatgaggcgagaatactccccatcatgtgtataacaacattgctagatacgtctatgggttgaaaagacttgaccacgtctctcaacatgcttacaggttgctaaacatttctttcgataaccttattaaacttaaaacgctcaccacgctacataaattaatatatatgaaggaacctgactatctgtatcggaggctaaattttctccagtcgtctagatctgttctccttacccacttcagacatcgtatgctaatatctgatcgccagttcttcattaattccatacgtctttggaactcgctcccttctagacttaggcttataagcaatgctctgctcttcaataaagaattaacaagtttctataataacctagacaattaaaatactgattccttctaagcaaatgtactctatcattcctttatttatctatttactatttattaaatatattatttgttgtaaccttttcttagccatagtcattagctttaagtttcaagattagattgttcctattttatgccttttaccgactagcactgtaaaataatttttgtcaaattgttgtgctgggatgaattgcctaataaatacaaatacaaatacaaatacagggagcgaaatgagatgctaaccaaacagttcctgtggaatacccagaaacctgggcatctcaacagacatctgattgatgagccagcaccgcctagggacttaaggagtcatctccgtaagcattttgaggaaatacggcacccgagaactcagccgtatgaagcaaaaaacgcaagcaggtccttggtgaactccacaaacaggtgtcggacctttatgccaggtgaatacagtactcaaagaacagtacccaaaatttgcggaagaggaacgcatactccccagggaaacgcgagtcactctggctcaacttcgttctggatactgtaacaggttaaactcttacatatccagaatcaaccccgacatacaaaatgtatgccccgcttgcaatgtgtccgcacatgacaccaaccatctctttaattgtaatgtggaaccaacgcccctaacacccccttcattatggtccacccctgttgaaacagctcccgttagaggatattgatgacaatttgtgatcggtcgcagctattagatggggcgaagcactgctacaacaacaacaacaacggtgcCACTTTCTTAGtttttctggtctccgcgacggcattCTCCCGACGgacttcattgcgccatgttgccaggccgcaaacccaactacaccgggtaccccaatgcttacccagggacatCGATTCTCAGGGCCACAATAGCTATTGTGTCCTGGCCTCCCACAACTccggcgtagtcacccgtcatttaCTCCTAGTGTTACGACGTctccccatgcacttcagaattctgcagttaaactgtaatggattaacttgGAAGATAACGGAGATATCGATTTGATTAAGGAACACAACATCCGTATCGCtgcaattcaagagactaaactcacagcaagatctgctctgcagacctgttctgggtataatgtccacagaaaagttcgcgagagcggaaatggaggcgtctcacgtttatcatacaccactcactATATGATattatatttgatcccgacaacGGCCGCAGGGGCAGTGTattagaacgtcacggcttatctgtccggtcaggcgatgtaaacctagaaatcatcagcatctacatccctcctgccacctgttgccccagtggatatcgcCCTAATATTAGAGCCCTACTCTAGATAatcacattatcttaggcgatttcaatgcccatcgcgatctatggcattcaataCTGCAGGCGGAAGCAGGGGTGGcgtatcaaatagaagaaacgacgttctgcacaataaacgtgTAAAACGCTTGTATCTCTTTTGAAAGCCAAATAACGACTGACTCTTTGTTCGGTTCTTCTTTTCGTATTTCTTTTCTGCTACATCAGGGATGCCACTTAACCTAAATTTAAGATTAATCTAATACTGCACAGGGTCGCATTTGATTTAAAACTTTTTGGTACTAAATTCGACCAAGATGCCACAACTCAAACATTCtgataaaaaaaatatctaaagATTAAAATATTATCGCTTTATAAAGTTTAACAGGATAAGCTTACATAAACTTACAATGCAAATAAAGTGTACAATATTAAAATACTTATATAAGTTTTAGAAAACATTTTCGAATATCTACGTACGTATAACAAACCAGTTTCTTGTGACATTTATTTATTCGAATAAAAGCATGAACATTAATTTTATTCTGACTCTATGGTTGTCCACAACCATAACAGTGTTGCGCTTGCCTGACAACGACCTTTATTTAGTGAGGCACATCCGCATGTGAGATGCTTCTACTACACCATCATATGGAAGCTGAGTTATTTGACAGTTTTCAATATCCctaattacatacatatctatCGTTTGGTAAGGTTTTTTGTACTACATATGGACCTCTATACTTTCTATTAGCTTTTTGTTAGTTCCTATCGTATTGTCAATATTTCTTATGACAACAAAATCTCCTGTTTGATATACTTTTGCAGGTTTACTTCTttttaaaaaatactttaaatttcTTTCTTGAGATTTTCTTATTTCCCTCGATGCATCTAATCGAATTTCTTTAATGTTGCAAATATGTAGACTTTGCTTATTCTCCACATATTCACAACAATTGAGATGGTGTATATTTCGTCGAGCTATGCCTAGAGTTATTTATAGAAAACTCAACATTGGTTAACATTTTACTCCAGTCTGCATGATTGATAGGATTACTTATTTTTGCAAGAGTTCGCTTAAGAGtgctattgaccctttcaacctGGCCATTAGCTTGAGCTGAAGCCACTGCAATTTTAACGTGCTCCACATTCATTTTCAATAAATAAGAACTAAATTCTAAAGAAGTAAAATAGGTTCCCCGGTCAGTGATTAAACGTCTAGGCCTACTGTAGCACGAAAAATATTTATCTAAACATGATATGACTTCTTTAGTGCTGGTTGATTTAACTGCAAACAGTTTCACAAATTTGGTAAAAGCATCTATAATTACGAATATATGCTTACGTTGAGAGTCTATAGAAGGCAAAGGACCAAAGTGATCTACGTGTACGGTGTGAAAGGGTACTGGTTCTTTAGGTATACTATGAAGATTTTGTTCGCGAATCGAACAGGcgtagaacacataatacatttaatacaattgtttatataaaataaaataaaaaaataaaattttcgaatttcaTCATATGTTTTTTCTATTCCTAAATGGCCAATTTTATCATGCATGAGATGCATAACATTAACTCCCATTTCTAAAGGAACATATAGTTGAAAAATCCCGCTATCACTTTGTCGAAAAACTATTCCATCTTTCAAATGAAATTTAGAAACAGTTCCATTTTCCAAGGGGTTTCGTAATTGTGAAATATTTTTGTCCCTATTTTGGGCCGCACGTATCAAAAAATTGAGTTCATTAATTTCCGCCGGCGAAATCACTTAACATTTCCTGTCAACAGGAATTTCAATAAGTTCCTCTTCTAAGTAATTGTCGTTATTAGAATCTACGTTTtcatttatgcccctattaccgtttacaactcaactctggttgagttgaaatttcgcaatttggtattacagattacaactcaacctgtcaaaaaaaatttcggttgagttgtctagtcttacaactttttgtggcattgccgtttacaaccttgtgttggtgtagttgtcaaagacgtcaaaatcttacaactgcttactagcagttgtctcatgcaattttgcagttgttttgaaaaaatgttacgttttagaagacggttcaccacttaatttttaacaaagatgttcaaagttgatatcaaaagacacgtttcgacctccgatttaagaatccgaaaacaaaaattgtaattctttgcgacagcatggcactgctaatacgcgtccaaaaatatcgagacgcgtattaatctcgagaacaataatccgaaggcggaaaagaaacattttatctcttgtccggagatatttgtagttgaagttggcgattttcatgtggttgttgtaatgttgttgtcttttttcggtttttgtttaatatcttttgaaggagttaaaatttttattttccgccttcggattattaatactgatgccaagacgcatcgtttaatacctctctcgatatttttggacacgtattagcagtgtcatgctgtcgtaaagaattaccacaaaaattaaaaattttatttctaataaaatctaatttcatgtggttgttgtattttgccagatttgttgtatacagctatgcagaaaggtgttggactcaaccagagttatttttacgaatcgcggccaaaggccgccaacgcaaaaagatgttctgtgcaaaaaaaaaactgtggaacgggccacatatttcgtaccctctcgggccattttgtgggtctttgtaaatatctttcaaaagaaataaaatttttaatttccgctctcgaatcctaaaaacggagatggaaacccgtcttttgataccacctttgataagagttagatggtgcacgggcttataaaacgttaccaaaaaaaaagcaaaacatttaaagccggtagttaaaccttttttaatcaaacaataatcaacaattttgtacacatttctagaaaaaacaaagtttaaacgaattacattgaataactttttgaccttagttggacgaggctggccgcagttcggatgcagccaaaataggtgaaataattatgcgagtcccattgatacttatcactactcctgggaatcctatttgagtaaaatacagttttttctgtttgggttttaatctacttcgcacaaatattctcctcaataatatctaaaaccagtccaacaccaaaatcatttccacatcatatttgatagctgccgtcagcaaggaatcggagtatggcgcataattttaaaatacgaacgcgtatgcggaaatggtccttaattttgtttagtactgagtaaaatgcttcctttcaaatctgcaaaataacttcatatgaaactcattatttgtttgtcacttaaacattttcttacttggtgcttggtagttccaagggattggaatgatcacgcgaatgttttccgtattcgcgaaatgtcaatcaccaacatttttgtcattataaaatagatttcatataatattaataaaaaaatcacatttgaaaatgcttaaatttctgccacaaattgatcagctgtttatttatctgtcaaatcatcactttctgaagttggcaactcaattcaatttcaactgaaataagttgtaattcgtaataccaaacaggagttgagttgtcttaaagttgagttgttttaattacaacccaactaagttgagttgtaaacggtaataggggcattaaattCACCAAATCCCGAGATTCCTTCCAATTTTCGGATGCTTGCTTAATATCTAGCTCAGGAGAATATGTTTTATTGCTTCTAGTTGTAGAAACGCTGTATCCAACAAATCTAGGCTTTTTTCTCTCGGACTATCAGCTAACTCTACATTGCTCTCTATTGCATCAGAAACGTAGCATCTGCTTAAAGCAATAACGTGACTCATtaaggtaagtgtccctaatttcgtggtactaaggatttttctgactttctacctctcttgcgttaaaacaaatgagggaaaactaaaaaagtaaatttttcccattTAGTTGATCAATTAACATAATTTTCCACATACTTTCAAACAAAACTAACAGcgccctaatttcgtggtatttaGTTAAACTCTAATTTTATGGAAAGAAATAGTTATAATTGATTTCAAAGGCATATTCCTAAAGATACACAAATTGATTTactgaaattcatattcagaaatttaaaatttaaaactatttttttattcttattttatttatgaaaagagtttcaagaccaaaataaataaataaaaaaaaatagtaatggacgcacttttcaaaaactttttatttttatttttttattatcgttttctttttgatttttattttttttcatttaatctaatatttcttagaactttagacatatttgatatgaaataaaaataaaaaaggtttaaaacaaaaattaacaataaaaaattttttttcaattgatgtagcttgttacttttctaaaaattacttttatttattattactaaattgtttttttgttatttttgttttttattttttttattagtgacaccattaagcgcttctgtcaaatcttcttttgtgtaacgagcttttgtaattttttctataaaattaagttattaacCCAATAATCGGCGAATAGAGATCGAATTAAGTTTGAGGCagctttcttaaatttatttgaaaaaatacgcgcataaataactccactccaaaaatgcgtgctttcctgctgaaatgtaaatgcgcagtataccacgaaattaggggcaTGCACAAAATTTGGTGTACGTAAATTCGTGATATCGCTTTAAGCGGTAATTGAggtttattttcaaattttctttttctattatcaatattcattcaaAACAATAGTAAAGAATTTGAaatcttgatacatttttttaaattaaatgaaaaattattgaataaacaaaagttctataatgccattatttcgttaaaatattgtgcttcgcagagctttttgattaaaatattgacgaatagattaataaaagtgtaccacgaaattacatcaaaatcttcctcgggggtttatttaataattaaaatacttaaaaaagggtttcttatgaaatgttaaagaaaatatgaaaaacataaagtattatattaccctaatttcgtggtacccACGAAAAAAgtgtgtccctaatttcgtgggttagaaatattaaaaaaaaagttaaaaaaattattggacCGAGTTTTGCAGTAATAGAAACGTTTAAGAAATGTtcacaaaataacaaaaaagcttCCAACTATATATATTGCTTGATATTTAATATtaggtttaatattaaaaattagtaaaatatcaatTACTATACCGTAAAAACCAATCTTTATTACGAAATTTTCAGTTTAAAGAAACACTCCCCCAATTCCTTTTTtggaagaaaaaatcgaaatgcCACGAAATAACGTACTACCACGAAATTGGGACACTTACCATATTATTCCATTCCTTCACTTAGATTTGCTAACAACTTTATTAAGCCACTCGCAAGAGATGATCGACCTCACAGGTGTAGGTTTTAGTTTATAAATAACTTTAACaatatttccttttctttttagaGCTAAGTTTGGTAAGTATATAAAGGATGCCGTTATATACACAAAGAAAATGAGAGCGAGTGATTGGtaagtatttaaataattataatttgtgTTGATAGAATAAGAGATGTAGGTATGAACGGAAAGTGAAATTAGGTGAGTATGATAGGTAGGTATTTATAAAGGGTAAGTATATCAAGTAAGTATAAttagccctattctgcatttcgacttggattggaattttttcgatttggcaatttcgATCCagcttcgaatcgttcgattttttgtattctgcatttcgatcgtagttccgtttttctaagttgcaaattagttggcggaaaaatattttcttgttatttttttattaatttataacagaattttaacaaaaatgtaagtaaaacttgttaagaaatagaaggcttgatgatgattgttttttatatgtttccaggtcaaaaacaacatgtcgatgtcgaagtccttggacgtatttgccccgcaaaagtatctaacacatacttgaaagcattcctgttaagtcgaaagttttttttgaacctaaataagaaaataagtcattaaactttaccacttttaagttaaatttcttacaattcgtcactcatctcaaatgggttacacaaatctcgcaatatttgcctttccattctcgctaaataaacctttataaagtaggccagtgcaatgaaattagcatccttaaaattcagaaaatgtcaactatattcgtgcaggaatccgttttaacaaaacttggtggccacggcagggaattgacCAAAAAAACGACAAAAACACTCTTACAATTacgaaagcacttcactcaaaaaaatataacactgcggcaatatattctattgcttttttttgtacaaaatggcgtggataataaaatataaacgtttttcagtgttttttacaaattttctttaatttattttattccaatgttcacacattccgtaccaacagctgatttcgaaaaatcatttgctcttcctcttatctttacgattccgtcgtaatgcagaataccaaacttcgattgaagcggagcgtagaacgggaacgtaatcgaaatgcagaataggggtgattgttTTATTAGTATTAATTCCATTTGACAtaactatttttttaattaatatttaagttAGCGTCTCATGTCCTCAACATGCCGGCGGGCCTGCGGCGACGATACCTCTACCAGATGGTCTAGTTCCCCTATGGTTTCACATATTCACCACCACCTTTGACTGTTTGGGTTGTTAAGACTCAAGTAAAGATGAACGATTGAAAAAGTTCTATTCGTGGCAAGGGATATAAAACAGATGGCGAGTGATTTTTTTATCAAGAGAGCAGTGGGTATTGAGTAATAGGGTTAAGCACATGGCAACAAACACCCGGTTTGTTATGTTGCGGGTGACAATTccatttttggtacgtacgtcCACCACGCGAACATTCTGATCAGGACCGGGATGAAGTTTTTCGACTCGACCAAGTCGCCATTCGTTTGGAGGAAGTAGATCATCTTTGATGACGACTAAGTCACCTTGCTTTAGATTTAATTCTTCGCCTTTCCATTTACACCGTTTGTGGAGTTGATGCAGGTATTCCGTTTTCCatcgtttgc is a genomic window of Eurosta solidaginis isolate ZX-2024a chromosome 4, ASM4086904v1, whole genome shotgun sequence containing:
- the LOC137250033 gene encoding transmembrane protein 203 produces the protein MFKLSELVRWLGLTEFEILINLCGMLAFTVILAFKISGTYTNSKLDWFTTFSPLFCIDILNAYFCVIVGIRMYLDSDNKRKALHRIMWSSYFLVLIAIFKYLLCLKLTGQTGLEYSEVFSPLFVLLQLVAIRACQIPNS